One Ostrea edulis chromosome 2, xbOstEdul1.1, whole genome shotgun sequence genomic region harbors:
- the LOC125680918 gene encoding neurofilament heavy polypeptide-like isoform X3 has product MWDLRSPWSLADWGPPIPEKDTSCAPLCQHPPCWQSNLRKLKGIQDLPPQIPPKEEIETDLPTLKVCNMLEDYGDDPKDLYPIKFAGKPQHERSKVNILPRNKSSKSSIKVPSPPLQSPVSEKKIKSAPQGKPVQLVEVQEVFELEDLNSSWDDTFLPKKFYMWVPNPKRKKKHEESASIGELAKSGPQKVLVRDMTEDMIPRHIEYENSTKMRRRLNSPASSRYRTPYSRSSAGLHTGPHLYGGSGIEELLDLPRDILVRVLDHARQSDFASSQKLHELISKFVPIMDRESTNMTANSTDLLQQKKMNIYEGKEKKHKESHLMETKPVYYLDEDGVEQEVFPDPRMSQGQRLNDSDYGSYRDLYMSGTREFPRLKKPLPPIGGGVEDKAKIPSISLGLPELPTGVRQTRSFNYSRKNYRNLDLTIGPVPTPPTSTRTENSTGSDHGTTVHVNLPSAGSVQDGIQPQYAAERAEMANNSRPTTCKTDPQDLIDALALQVSKKLRYRMWASFHSASSKSERSASRTPLHAVSPAQSTRVPQAPATTPATHGQMSPLKLYRDQSGMSSSSNKKPKSAPSHQNISRENVQSPTAEIRAPTNSPRALTPEQTGKYRKLPGLMTIQETGHEEGEGPHPVSRGGRSVRFAEEVPEIPPPPSSPQLPEDAEQPEKEIENQTQNASVPVSRQTGFTNQPTFNTMEKELSQDDIQIKSGKKRDSILSTPEPWPQVNEADFDVTPAHTKMTLHGSEAKVNDSRLAHMDPYSDRSAGTGSTIHGDMNSRDSTRSYMTHKEESPGPPPPSPEPKDARNDEVRSARKRDTKSRESTTMTPLMEENDEETVTPDVHVRTLIIEVPPLGQREPKENSKGKTRTTDTFVSIDIPAQSMVEEEATNGSGKRQLISKGSRQLEPPLEEKEEESTPDGGTINTRDQNLSVQSSLGGRMTADGDTDTDVGSAGVDPSIGGNVSPSSTVTGNEKVTNTDLRNFIEHQAEETERIDEDNELKSSERRKDSSEIMESRDSHLPDGEEHKPEPTQATTKEEGEDPTEEGGENTKESLQENQSNVEGNLTQRSEQEITENGGDNEAFKSLLAEELARIEQQD; this is encoded by the exons ATGTGGGATTTGCGATCCCCTTGGTCCCTTGCGGACTGGGGTCCTCCTATTCCTGAGAAGGATACATCATGTGCTCCTTTGTGTCAGCATCCTCCATGCTGGCAGTCCAACCTGAGGAAGTTAAAGGGAATCCAAGACCTTCCACCCCAAATCCCGCCAAAAGAAGAGATAGAAACAG ATTTACCAACCTTAAAAGTATGTAATATGTTGGAAGACTATGGCGATGATCCAAAAGACCTATATCCTATAAAGTTTGCAGGAAAACCTCAGCATGAACGATCCAAAGTCAATATTTTACCTCGTAACAAATCCAGCAAATCGAG TATAAAAGTCCCATCCCCACCGTTGCAGTCCCCTGTTAGTGAGAAGAAGATAAAAAGTGCACCCCAGGGAAAACCTGTCCAGTTAGTAGAGGTCCAGGAAGTGTTTGAACTTGAGGATCTTAACAGTTCCTGGGATGACACATTTCTCCCAAAGAAATTCTACATGTGGGTCCCCAATCCCAAGAGGAAAAAGAAGCATGAAGAATC agcTTCTATTGGTGAACTGGCCAAGAGTGGACCCCAGAAAGTGCTGGTGCGAGACATGACAGAAGACATGATCCCTCGCCATATTGAATACGAGAACTCCACAAAG ATGAGAAGGAGGCTTAATTCCCCTGCCTCCTCGCGCTACAGAACTCCGTATTCTCGGTCCTCGGCTGGGTTACACACTGGACCTCACCTTTATGGAGGATCGGG CATTGAGGAATTGCTTGACCTTCCCCGCGATATACTAGTAAGGGTGCTGGACCATGCCAGACAGAG TGATTTTGCATCTAGTCAGAAACTTCATGAACTGATCAGTAAATTTGTTCCTATCATGGATCGAGAGTCCACCAACATGACAGCGAACAGCACAGACCTTCTGCAGCAGAAGAAAATGAACATCTACGAGGGCAAGGAGAAAAAACACAAAGAATCCCATCTCATGGAAACGAAACCTGTGTACTATCTGGACGAAGACGGAGTGGAACAGGAAGTCTTTCCTGACCCCAGaatgtcacaaggtcaaaggttgaATGACAGTGATTATGGGTCATATCGAGATCTGTACATGAGTGGAACCAGGGAGTTTCCAAGACTTAAGAAACCACTGCCACCTATTGGTGGAGGAG TGGAAGATAAGGCGAAAATTCCATCAATATCTCTTGGCTTGCCTGAACTTCCTACTGGAGTGCGACAGACAAGGTCATTTAACTATTCCCGGAAAAATTACAGAAACCTGGACCTCACCATCG GTCCTGTTCCCACCCCTCCCACTAGCACTAGAACTGAAAACTCCACTGGTTCAGATCACGGAACCACTGTCCACGTGAACCTCCCCTCAGCTGGTTCAGTCCAGGATGGAATCCAGCCTCAGTATGCTGCAGAGAGAGCTGAAATGGCA AACAATTCTCGACCAACAACTTGTAAAACTGACCCTCAAGATCTGATAGATGCATTAGCT TTGCAGGTTAGCAAAAAGTTGCGGTATAGAATGTGGGCGAGTTTCCACAGCGCA tctTCTAAATCCGAGAGGTCTGCCTCCCGTACCCCTCTCCATGCTGTCAGCCCCGCCCAGTCCACACGTGTGCCCCAGGCCCCTGCCACCACCCCTGCCACTCACGGTCAGATGTCGCCATTGAAGCTCTACCGTGATCAGTCAGGCATGTCTTCTAGCTCCAACAAGAAACCAAAATCAGCTCCTTCACACCAGAACATCTCCCGAGAAAATGTTCAATCTCCGACAGCGGAAATCAGGGCCCCCACCAACTCCCCCCGAGCTCTCACCCCCGAACAAACAG GAAAGTACAGGAAGCTGCCGG gtCTAATGACAATTCAGGAAACAGGCCACGAGGAAGGGGAGGGGCCACACCCAGTGTCACGAGGTGGACGAAGTGTTCGGTTTGCTGAGGAAGTTCCTGAGATTCCACCACCGCCATCTTCTCCACAACTTCCAGAAGATGCCGAGCAGCCGGAAAAAGAGATTGAAAATCAGACCCAAAATGCTAGTGTTCCCGTCTCTCGGCAGACAGGTTTCACTAACCAACCAACGTTTAATACAATGGAAAAAGAACTTTCCCAAGATGATATCCAAATCAAGTCCGGGAAGAAACGCGATTCCATACTGTCAACCCCAGAGCCATGGCCTCAGGTTAATGAAGCCGATTTTGATGTTACCCCTGCACACACGAAAATGACTCTGCATGGAAGCGAGGCAAAAGTGAATGATTCGAGGTTAGCACACATGGACCCCTATTCCGACAGATCTGCTGGTACTGGAAGTACGATCCATGGCGATATGAACAGTAGAGACTCCACACGGAGCTACATGACACATAAAGAGGAGTCTCCTGGACCACCCCCACCATCACCCGAACCAAAGGACGCCAGAAATGATGAGGTGCGGTCAGCACGAAAGAGAGACACCAAATCCCGCGAATCCACCACGATGACTCCGCTTATGGAAGAAAATGATGAAGAAACAGTAACGCCTGATGTGCATGTAAGGACTTTGATTATTGAGGTGCCGCCATTAGGACAAAGGGAACCGAAAGAGAATTCAAAAGGTAAAACACGAACCACAGACACTTTTGTTAGTATCGACATTCCTGCACAGTCCATGGTGGAGGAGGAAGCTACCAATGGCAGTGGCAAGAGACAGCTGATAAGTAAGGGAAGCAGGCAACTGGAACCGCCATTGGAAGAAAAGGAAGAAGAATCCACACCAGATGGAG GAACCATCAACACTCGGGATCAGAATTTGTCTGTTCAGAGCTCTTTGGGCGGTAGAATGACGGCTGATGGGGATACAGACACAGATGTGGGGTCCGCTGGAGTAGATCCCTCGATTGGCGGTAATGTCTCGCCATCCTCAACAGTGACAGGAAATGAAAAAGTGACAAACACGGATCTGAGAAACTTTATAGAACATCAGGCTGAAGAAACCGAGAGAATTGATGAAGACAATGAGCTTAAGTCGAGTGAACGCCGGAAGGACTCGTCAGAAATTATGGAATCTCGAGATTCGCACCTACCAGACGGTGAGGAACACAAACCCGAACCAACACAGGCCACCACGAAAGAAGAAGGGGAGGATCCAACAGAGGAGGGAGGGGAGAATACAAAGGAGAGCTTACAAGAGAATCAGAGTAATGTGGAGGGAAATCTCACCCAGAGGAGCGAGCAGGAGATTACGGAGAATGGAGGCGATAATGAAGCATTTAAATCTCTACTGGCGGAGGAACTGGCTCGTATAGAGCAACAGGACTAG
- the LOC125680918 gene encoding uncharacterized protein LOC125680918 isoform X13 has protein sequence MWDLRSPWSLADWGPPIPEKDTSCAPLCQHPPCWQSNLRKLKGIQDLPPQIPPKEEIETDLPTLKVCNMLEDYGDDPKDLYPIKFAGKPQHERSKVNILPRNKSSKSSIKVPSPPLQSPVSEKKIKSAPQGKPVQLVEVQEVFELEDLNSSWDDTFLPKKFYMWVPNPKRKKKHEESASIGELAKSGPQKVLVRDMTEDMIPRHIEYENSTKMRRRLNSPASSRYRTPYSRSSAGLHTGPHLYGGSGIEELLDLPRDILVRVLDHARQSDFASSQKLHELISKFVPIMDRESTNMTANSTDLLQQKKMNIYEGKEKKHKESHLMETKPVYYLDEDGVEQEVFPDPRMSQGQRLNDSDYGSYRDLYMSGTREFPRLKKPLPPIGGGVEDKAKIPSISLGLPELPTGVRQTRSFNYSRKNYRNLDLTIGPVPTPPTSTRTENSTGSDHGTTVHVNLPSAGSVQDGIQPQYAAERAEMASSKSERSASRTPLHAVSPAQSTRVPQAPATTPATHGQMSPLKLYRDQSGMSSSSNKKPKSAPSHQNISRENVQSPTAEIRAPTNSPRALTPEQTGKYRKLPGLMTIQETGHEEGEGPHPVSRGGRSVRFAEEVPEIPPPPSSPQLPEDAEQPEKEIENQTQNASVPVSRQTGFTNQPTFNTMEKELSQDDIQIKSGKKRDSILSTPEPWPQVNEADFDVTPAHTKMTLHGSEAKVNDSRLAHMDPYSDRSAGTGSTIHGDMNSRDSTRSYMTHKEESPGPPPPSPEPKDARNDEVRSARKRDTKSRESTTMTPLMEENDEETVTPDVHVRTLIIEVPPLGQREPKENSKGKTRTTDTFVSIDIPAQSMVEEEATNGSGKRQLISKGSRQLEPPLEEKEEESTPDGGTINTRDQNLSVQSSLGGRMTADGDTDTDVGSAGVDPSIGGNVSPSSTVTGNEKVTNTDLRNFIEHQAEETERIDEDNELKSSERRKDSSEIMESRDSHLPDGEEHKPEPTQATTKEEGEDPTEEGGENTKESLQENQSNVEGNLTQRSEQEITENGGDNEAFKSLLAEELARIEQQD, from the exons ATGTGGGATTTGCGATCCCCTTGGTCCCTTGCGGACTGGGGTCCTCCTATTCCTGAGAAGGATACATCATGTGCTCCTTTGTGTCAGCATCCTCCATGCTGGCAGTCCAACCTGAGGAAGTTAAAGGGAATCCAAGACCTTCCACCCCAAATCCCGCCAAAAGAAGAGATAGAAACAG ATTTACCAACCTTAAAAGTATGTAATATGTTGGAAGACTATGGCGATGATCCAAAAGACCTATATCCTATAAAGTTTGCAGGAAAACCTCAGCATGAACGATCCAAAGTCAATATTTTACCTCGTAACAAATCCAGCAAATCGAG TATAAAAGTCCCATCCCCACCGTTGCAGTCCCCTGTTAGTGAGAAGAAGATAAAAAGTGCACCCCAGGGAAAACCTGTCCAGTTAGTAGAGGTCCAGGAAGTGTTTGAACTTGAGGATCTTAACAGTTCCTGGGATGACACATTTCTCCCAAAGAAATTCTACATGTGGGTCCCCAATCCCAAGAGGAAAAAGAAGCATGAAGAATC agcTTCTATTGGTGAACTGGCCAAGAGTGGACCCCAGAAAGTGCTGGTGCGAGACATGACAGAAGACATGATCCCTCGCCATATTGAATACGAGAACTCCACAAAG ATGAGAAGGAGGCTTAATTCCCCTGCCTCCTCGCGCTACAGAACTCCGTATTCTCGGTCCTCGGCTGGGTTACACACTGGACCTCACCTTTATGGAGGATCGGG CATTGAGGAATTGCTTGACCTTCCCCGCGATATACTAGTAAGGGTGCTGGACCATGCCAGACAGAG TGATTTTGCATCTAGTCAGAAACTTCATGAACTGATCAGTAAATTTGTTCCTATCATGGATCGAGAGTCCACCAACATGACAGCGAACAGCACAGACCTTCTGCAGCAGAAGAAAATGAACATCTACGAGGGCAAGGAGAAAAAACACAAAGAATCCCATCTCATGGAAACGAAACCTGTGTACTATCTGGACGAAGACGGAGTGGAACAGGAAGTCTTTCCTGACCCCAGaatgtcacaaggtcaaaggttgaATGACAGTGATTATGGGTCATATCGAGATCTGTACATGAGTGGAACCAGGGAGTTTCCAAGACTTAAGAAACCACTGCCACCTATTGGTGGAGGAG TGGAAGATAAGGCGAAAATTCCATCAATATCTCTTGGCTTGCCTGAACTTCCTACTGGAGTGCGACAGACAAGGTCATTTAACTATTCCCGGAAAAATTACAGAAACCTGGACCTCACCATCG GTCCTGTTCCCACCCCTCCCACTAGCACTAGAACTGAAAACTCCACTGGTTCAGATCACGGAACCACTGTCCACGTGAACCTCCCCTCAGCTGGTTCAGTCCAGGATGGAATCCAGCCTCAGTATGCTGCAGAGAGAGCTGAAATGGCA tctTCTAAATCCGAGAGGTCTGCCTCCCGTACCCCTCTCCATGCTGTCAGCCCCGCCCAGTCCACACGTGTGCCCCAGGCCCCTGCCACCACCCCTGCCACTCACGGTCAGATGTCGCCATTGAAGCTCTACCGTGATCAGTCAGGCATGTCTTCTAGCTCCAACAAGAAACCAAAATCAGCTCCTTCACACCAGAACATCTCCCGAGAAAATGTTCAATCTCCGACAGCGGAAATCAGGGCCCCCACCAACTCCCCCCGAGCTCTCACCCCCGAACAAACAG GAAAGTACAGGAAGCTGCCGG gtCTAATGACAATTCAGGAAACAGGCCACGAGGAAGGGGAGGGGCCACACCCAGTGTCACGAGGTGGACGAAGTGTTCGGTTTGCTGAGGAAGTTCCTGAGATTCCACCACCGCCATCTTCTCCACAACTTCCAGAAGATGCCGAGCAGCCGGAAAAAGAGATTGAAAATCAGACCCAAAATGCTAGTGTTCCCGTCTCTCGGCAGACAGGTTTCACTAACCAACCAACGTTTAATACAATGGAAAAAGAACTTTCCCAAGATGATATCCAAATCAAGTCCGGGAAGAAACGCGATTCCATACTGTCAACCCCAGAGCCATGGCCTCAGGTTAATGAAGCCGATTTTGATGTTACCCCTGCACACACGAAAATGACTCTGCATGGAAGCGAGGCAAAAGTGAATGATTCGAGGTTAGCACACATGGACCCCTATTCCGACAGATCTGCTGGTACTGGAAGTACGATCCATGGCGATATGAACAGTAGAGACTCCACACGGAGCTACATGACACATAAAGAGGAGTCTCCTGGACCACCCCCACCATCACCCGAACCAAAGGACGCCAGAAATGATGAGGTGCGGTCAGCACGAAAGAGAGACACCAAATCCCGCGAATCCACCACGATGACTCCGCTTATGGAAGAAAATGATGAAGAAACAGTAACGCCTGATGTGCATGTAAGGACTTTGATTATTGAGGTGCCGCCATTAGGACAAAGGGAACCGAAAGAGAATTCAAAAGGTAAAACACGAACCACAGACACTTTTGTTAGTATCGACATTCCTGCACAGTCCATGGTGGAGGAGGAAGCTACCAATGGCAGTGGCAAGAGACAGCTGATAAGTAAGGGAAGCAGGCAACTGGAACCGCCATTGGAAGAAAAGGAAGAAGAATCCACACCAGATGGAG GAACCATCAACACTCGGGATCAGAATTTGTCTGTTCAGAGCTCTTTGGGCGGTAGAATGACGGCTGATGGGGATACAGACACAGATGTGGGGTCCGCTGGAGTAGATCCCTCGATTGGCGGTAATGTCTCGCCATCCTCAACAGTGACAGGAAATGAAAAAGTGACAAACACGGATCTGAGAAACTTTATAGAACATCAGGCTGAAGAAACCGAGAGAATTGATGAAGACAATGAGCTTAAGTCGAGTGAACGCCGGAAGGACTCGTCAGAAATTATGGAATCTCGAGATTCGCACCTACCAGACGGTGAGGAACACAAACCCGAACCAACACAGGCCACCACGAAAGAAGAAGGGGAGGATCCAACAGAGGAGGGAGGGGAGAATACAAAGGAGAGCTTACAAGAGAATCAGAGTAATGTGGAGGGAAATCTCACCCAGAGGAGCGAGCAGGAGATTACGGAGAATGGAGGCGATAATGAAGCATTTAAATCTCTACTGGCGGAGGAACTGGCTCGTATAGAGCAACAGGACTAG
- the LOC125680918 gene encoding neurofilament heavy polypeptide-like isoform X5 codes for MWDLRSPWSLADWGPPIPEKDTSCAPLCQHPPCWQSNLRKLKGIQDLPPQIPPKEEIETDLPTLKVCNMLEDYGDDPKDLYPIKFAGKPQHERSKVNILPRNKSSKSSIKVPSPPLQSPVSEKKIKSAPQGKPVQLVEVQEVFELEDLNSSWDDTFLPKKFYMWVPNPKRKKKHEESASIGELAKSGPQKVLVRDMTEDMIPRHIEYENSTKMRRRLNSPASSRYRTPYSRSSAGLHTGPHLYGGSGIEELLDLPRDILVRVLDHARQSDFASSQKLHELISKFVPIMDRESTNMTANSTDLLQQKKMNIYEGKEKKHKESHLMETKPVYYLDEDGVEQEVFPDPRMSQGQRLNDSDYGSYRDLYMSGTREFPRLKKPLPPIGGGVEDKAKIPSISLGLPELPTGVRQTRSFNYSRKNYRNLDLTIGPVPTPPTSTRTENSTGSDHGTTVHVNLPSAGSVQDGIQPQYAAERAEMANNSRPTTCKTDPQDLIDALALQVSKKLRYRMWASFHSASSKSERSASRTPLHAVSPAQSTRVPQAPATTPATHGQMSPLKLYRDQSGMSSSSNKKPKSAPSHQNISRENVQSPTAEIRAPTNSPRALTPEQTGLMTIQETGHEEGEGPHPVSRGGRSVRFAEEVPEIPPPPSSPQLPEDAEQPEKEIENQTQNASVPVSRQTGFTNQPTFNTMEKELSQDDIQIKSGKKRDSILSTPEPWPQVNEADFDVTPAHTKMTLHGSEAKVNDSRLAHMDPYSDRSAGTGSTIHGDMNSRDSTRSYMTHKEESPGPPPPSPEPKDARNDEVRSARKRDTKSRESTTMTPLMEENDEETVTPDVHVRTLIIEVPPLGQREPKENSKGKTRTTDTFVSIDIPAQSMVEEEATNGSGKRQLISKGSRQLEPPLEEKEEESTPDGGTINTRDQNLSVQSSLGGRMTADGDTDTDVGSAGVDPSIGGNVSPSSTVTGNEKVTNTDLRNFIEHQAEETERIDEDNELKSSERRKDSSEIMESRDSHLPDGEEHKPEPTQATTKEEGEDPTEEGGENTKESLQENQSNVEGNLTQRSEQEITENGGDNEAFKSLLAEELARIEQQD; via the exons ATGTGGGATTTGCGATCCCCTTGGTCCCTTGCGGACTGGGGTCCTCCTATTCCTGAGAAGGATACATCATGTGCTCCTTTGTGTCAGCATCCTCCATGCTGGCAGTCCAACCTGAGGAAGTTAAAGGGAATCCAAGACCTTCCACCCCAAATCCCGCCAAAAGAAGAGATAGAAACAG ATTTACCAACCTTAAAAGTATGTAATATGTTGGAAGACTATGGCGATGATCCAAAAGACCTATATCCTATAAAGTTTGCAGGAAAACCTCAGCATGAACGATCCAAAGTCAATATTTTACCTCGTAACAAATCCAGCAAATCGAG TATAAAAGTCCCATCCCCACCGTTGCAGTCCCCTGTTAGTGAGAAGAAGATAAAAAGTGCACCCCAGGGAAAACCTGTCCAGTTAGTAGAGGTCCAGGAAGTGTTTGAACTTGAGGATCTTAACAGTTCCTGGGATGACACATTTCTCCCAAAGAAATTCTACATGTGGGTCCCCAATCCCAAGAGGAAAAAGAAGCATGAAGAATC agcTTCTATTGGTGAACTGGCCAAGAGTGGACCCCAGAAAGTGCTGGTGCGAGACATGACAGAAGACATGATCCCTCGCCATATTGAATACGAGAACTCCACAAAG ATGAGAAGGAGGCTTAATTCCCCTGCCTCCTCGCGCTACAGAACTCCGTATTCTCGGTCCTCGGCTGGGTTACACACTGGACCTCACCTTTATGGAGGATCGGG CATTGAGGAATTGCTTGACCTTCCCCGCGATATACTAGTAAGGGTGCTGGACCATGCCAGACAGAG TGATTTTGCATCTAGTCAGAAACTTCATGAACTGATCAGTAAATTTGTTCCTATCATGGATCGAGAGTCCACCAACATGACAGCGAACAGCACAGACCTTCTGCAGCAGAAGAAAATGAACATCTACGAGGGCAAGGAGAAAAAACACAAAGAATCCCATCTCATGGAAACGAAACCTGTGTACTATCTGGACGAAGACGGAGTGGAACAGGAAGTCTTTCCTGACCCCAGaatgtcacaaggtcaaaggttgaATGACAGTGATTATGGGTCATATCGAGATCTGTACATGAGTGGAACCAGGGAGTTTCCAAGACTTAAGAAACCACTGCCACCTATTGGTGGAGGAG TGGAAGATAAGGCGAAAATTCCATCAATATCTCTTGGCTTGCCTGAACTTCCTACTGGAGTGCGACAGACAAGGTCATTTAACTATTCCCGGAAAAATTACAGAAACCTGGACCTCACCATCG GTCCTGTTCCCACCCCTCCCACTAGCACTAGAACTGAAAACTCCACTGGTTCAGATCACGGAACCACTGTCCACGTGAACCTCCCCTCAGCTGGTTCAGTCCAGGATGGAATCCAGCCTCAGTATGCTGCAGAGAGAGCTGAAATGGCA AACAATTCTCGACCAACAACTTGTAAAACTGACCCTCAAGATCTGATAGATGCATTAGCT TTGCAGGTTAGCAAAAAGTTGCGGTATAGAATGTGGGCGAGTTTCCACAGCGCA tctTCTAAATCCGAGAGGTCTGCCTCCCGTACCCCTCTCCATGCTGTCAGCCCCGCCCAGTCCACACGTGTGCCCCAGGCCCCTGCCACCACCCCTGCCACTCACGGTCAGATGTCGCCATTGAAGCTCTACCGTGATCAGTCAGGCATGTCTTCTAGCTCCAACAAGAAACCAAAATCAGCTCCTTCACACCAGAACATCTCCCGAGAAAATGTTCAATCTCCGACAGCGGAAATCAGGGCCCCCACCAACTCCCCCCGAGCTCTCACCCCCGAACAAACAG gtCTAATGACAATTCAGGAAACAGGCCACGAGGAAGGGGAGGGGCCACACCCAGTGTCACGAGGTGGACGAAGTGTTCGGTTTGCTGAGGAAGTTCCTGAGATTCCACCACCGCCATCTTCTCCACAACTTCCAGAAGATGCCGAGCAGCCGGAAAAAGAGATTGAAAATCAGACCCAAAATGCTAGTGTTCCCGTCTCTCGGCAGACAGGTTTCACTAACCAACCAACGTTTAATACAATGGAAAAAGAACTTTCCCAAGATGATATCCAAATCAAGTCCGGGAAGAAACGCGATTCCATACTGTCAACCCCAGAGCCATGGCCTCAGGTTAATGAAGCCGATTTTGATGTTACCCCTGCACACACGAAAATGACTCTGCATGGAAGCGAGGCAAAAGTGAATGATTCGAGGTTAGCACACATGGACCCCTATTCCGACAGATCTGCTGGTACTGGAAGTACGATCCATGGCGATATGAACAGTAGAGACTCCACACGGAGCTACATGACACATAAAGAGGAGTCTCCTGGACCACCCCCACCATCACCCGAACCAAAGGACGCCAGAAATGATGAGGTGCGGTCAGCACGAAAGAGAGACACCAAATCCCGCGAATCCACCACGATGACTCCGCTTATGGAAGAAAATGATGAAGAAACAGTAACGCCTGATGTGCATGTAAGGACTTTGATTATTGAGGTGCCGCCATTAGGACAAAGGGAACCGAAAGAGAATTCAAAAGGTAAAACACGAACCACAGACACTTTTGTTAGTATCGACATTCCTGCACAGTCCATGGTGGAGGAGGAAGCTACCAATGGCAGTGGCAAGAGACAGCTGATAAGTAAGGGAAGCAGGCAACTGGAACCGCCATTGGAAGAAAAGGAAGAAGAATCCACACCAGATGGAG GAACCATCAACACTCGGGATCAGAATTTGTCTGTTCAGAGCTCTTTGGGCGGTAGAATGACGGCTGATGGGGATACAGACACAGATGTGGGGTCCGCTGGAGTAGATCCCTCGATTGGCGGTAATGTCTCGCCATCCTCAACAGTGACAGGAAATGAAAAAGTGACAAACACGGATCTGAGAAACTTTATAGAACATCAGGCTGAAGAAACCGAGAGAATTGATGAAGACAATGAGCTTAAGTCGAGTGAACGCCGGAAGGACTCGTCAGAAATTATGGAATCTCGAGATTCGCACCTACCAGACGGTGAGGAACACAAACCCGAACCAACACAGGCCACCACGAAAGAAGAAGGGGAGGATCCAACAGAGGAGGGAGGGGAGAATACAAAGGAGAGCTTACAAGAGAATCAGAGTAATGTGGAGGGAAATCTCACCCAGAGGAGCGAGCAGGAGATTACGGAGAATGGAGGCGATAATGAAGCATTTAAATCTCTACTGGCGGAGGAACTGGCTCGTATAGAGCAACAGGACTAG